Proteins encoded within one genomic window of Haematobia irritans isolate KBUSLIRL chromosome 5, ASM5000362v1, whole genome shotgun sequence:
- the dila gene encoding centrosomal protein dilatory — MDLSLRGSQINLVTRQKPKPKFSSQSNLLKSTNRTAGHLRPRSASYFDRRNQNSPFSLRPQSADPKFGRNFQSPCGSYSTTTDSEFSNLNLNKRQLHKYQSVSSSSLLKLLLEEPIKRPWLCRDSPVTTHSDGDASSRDNQSELSSYRRSNSYSSIHHKPLNNEKFMSTLRNPSRKVSSASSMQHTSKVTVTKDSSYNYQYSSASASTAQVILGGIKADKPDLPGRVSFSKPSTDAVVSDNDSSDYDNPSYFEKHLHLSSSKPTESISAPGPVRPEDYNFAKSLNDPPVLHKELSSLSLKKSVHFGSSGNGEEIVAETFEYPKCPSENCSCSTRSSSSSSLQDPASPKCYCNLPNCKFYVDTLPKPLDAAMENDLGSSSTKACSTMDKASTSSSPSHKISRDLKEPEESQVIRDYKNAVGEQLENSVVKNILDEGKAKSHSSSSSATNLNNFELPSYLSKYSNPSQTSKESLDKPNNMSEKNNVINTYKSEVGKKDFLKMDNKLDTSGAGGKKSTTETVINNYLKVAASTASIIKKKENNKTSEAEHKKQPSANTSSSSISNTGTLSSNNSLNAKMKSLKTSTSSIAPLTQNNIKKAKSFGNLREDSNLHEFNIDKIDSWMSMHEESHQRSKSTLTKHGSLDDSFEKFTRETLDAMSALDDDDGEEEDDKNSIKSLDQSQDDSTYEEIVSVIKEIEEDKKKDNFAERMNSEMDLKISSTPSVGTPHPTGESSTLVPKSPDKFKDILSYLDNVEDSCEKTLLETRRSMPDTNRTEVEFVVEPDIAEDVPKLSDLLMLPNHQLARRIIALSLRANELANAVHLSKEHVIKIRTEKQKSIRSEKANSANRMKEQKKHYETIVKRHQGFIEQLLKDKGSLCEKVAALTRRLESQNQAWEHKLETEVTRVKETTLAGEKIRRERWVRENTKKIKELTVKGLEAEINKMNCNHQQQITELKRAHQQQLLDALEDARLKHEQIENSIRESCAQDREAIISKERNAIRERFERQLEEERQAFDDQKQKLTEDFNSERERLQNELKAKENELQTKRSEWQKEKETELGQTVSELHEKMAKQEEKFLNRINSIEKQYEADFEIWKKEYENNCKSQQVEKENSIRQHYRAERDRQIDAIVQRMDAEALKNNEEYETKISRLREKYEKDLQELESVEKSMRDKYNGTRSKLAESDAQNRNFQAEIKQLQIELDHSKKMCSEFLMERDQLRENLRTEIQNEVQALKMERDEEIQKIHKRVQQAIEKKDATIDILQKENGGLRERCLKLEAVIRQQRKDYCVK; from the exons ATGGATCTAAGTCTTCGAGGTTCTCAG ATAAATTTGGTTACAAGACAAAAACCCAAACCGAAATTTTCTTCCCAGAgtaatttattgaaatcgacCAATAGGACAGCTGGCCATTTGCGACCTCGTTCGGCCAGTTACTTTGATAGACGTAATCAAAACTCACCCTTTTCTCTTCGTCCCCAATCGGCAGATCCTAAGTTTGGGAGAAATTTTCAAAGTCCTTGTGGTTCTTACAGTACCACAACAGACTCGGAATTCTCCAActtgaatttaaataaaagacaACTCCATAAATATCAATCGGTATCATCGTCCAGTCTATTAAAATTGCTACTGGAAGAACCCATTAAACGACCATGGCTATGCAGAGATTCGCCCGTGACCACACACAGTGATGGTGATGCCTCCAGTAGAGACAACCAATCGGAATTAAGTTCCTATAGGCGTTCCAATAGCTATTCGAGTATTCACCACAAGCCTTTGAATAACGAAAAGTTTATGAGCACTTTGAGAAATCCTTCGAGAAAAGTTTCCTCAGCATCATCTATGCAGCACACAAGCAAAGTTACGGTAACCAAGGATAGCAGCTATAACTATCAATATTCTTCAGCTTCAGCTTCGACAGCCCAGGTGATATTAGGTGGCATTAAAGCCGATAAACCTGATCTTCCTGGCCGAGTTTCATTTTCCAAACCTTCCACGGATGCCGTTGTGAGTGATAACGATTCCAGTGATTATGATAATCCTTCCTACTTTGAGAAACATCTTCATTTGAGTTCTTCAAAACCCACCGAGAGTATATCAGCACCTGGTCCTGTTAGACCAGAGgattataattttgcaaaatcgctaaaCGATCCTCCAGTTCTACACAAAGAACTTTCCTCTTTGAGTTTGAAAAAATCTGTACATTTTGGATCCTCCGGTAATGGTGAGGAAATTGTAGCGGAAACTTTTGAATATCCCAAGTGTCCTTCGGAAAATTGTTCCTGCAGTACCAGATCATCATCGTCCAGTAGTCTTCAGGATCCTGCAAGTCCAAAGTGCTACTGTAATTTACCcaattgtaaattttatgtagacaCTCTACCCAAACCCCTGGATGCGGCTATGGAAAACGATTTGGGCTCCTCTTCAACTAAGGCCTGCAGCACCATGGATAAAGCTTCAACCTCTTCCTCACCCTCCCATAAAATTTCACGTGATCTCAAAGAGCCCGAGGAATCTCAGGTGATAAGGGATTATAAAAATGCAGTTGGCGAACAATTGGAAAATTCTGTGGTTAAAAATATTCTGGATGAAGGCAAAGCGAAAAGTCATAGCTCCTCCTCCTCCGccacaaatttaaataatttcgaaTTGCCTTCGTATCTTTCGAAATATTCGAATCCTTCACAAACCTCCAAAGAATCTTTGGATAAACCCAATAATATGTCTGAGAAGAACAATGTTATCAATACCTATAAAAGTGAAGTGGGAAAGAAAgacttccttaaaatggataatAAGTTAGATACCTCGGGAGCAGGAGGCAAGAAATCCACCACAGAAACTGTTATCAATAATTATCTAAAGGTGGCCGCCTCCACTGCTTccataataaagaaaaaagaaaataataaaacctCAGAGGCTGAACATAAAAAACAACCTTCCGCAAACACATCCTCCTCCAGCATCAGTAATACTGGAACCCTGTCTTCGAATAACTCGTTGAATGCCAAAATGAAATCACTTAAGACCTCCACCTCCTCCATAGCTCCATTGACCCAGAACAATATTAAAAAGGCTAAAAGTTTTGGTAATTTGCGTGAAgattccaatcttcatgaattcAATATAGATAAAATCGATTCATGGATGTCCATGCATGAGGAAAGTCATCAGCGTTCCAAGTCAACATTAACCAAACATGGTTCTCTAGATGATTCTTTTGAGAAATTTACACGAGAAACTTTGGATGCAATGTCGGCtttagatgatgatgatggagaGGAAGAAGATGATAAGAATTCCATCAAGTCTTTGGATCAATCGCAGGATGATTCgacatatgaggaaatcgtatcGGTGATTAAGGAAATCGAGGAAGACAAAAAGAAAG ATAACTTTGCTGAGCGCATGAATTCTGAAATGGATCTAAAAATTAGCAGTACTCCAAGTGTGGGTACTCCACATCCAACAGGCGAATCCTCTACATTAGTTCCCAAATCaccagataaattcaaagacattCTTAGCTATTTGGATAATGTGGAGGATAGTTGTGAAAAAACTCTGCTAGAGACTAGACGATCAATGCCCGATACCAATAGAACAGAAGTGGAATTTGTGGTAGAACCTGATATAGCGGAAGATGTACCAAA ACTCTCCGATTTATTAATGCTACCCAATCATCAACTGGCAAGACGGATAATCGCTCTCAGTTTGAGAGCCAACGAGTTGGCCAATGCTGTACATTTATCCAAAGAGCATGTAATAAAAATACGTACAGAGAAACAAAAGAGTATACGCTCCGAAAAAGCCAATTCAGCAAATCGCATGAAGGAACAAAAGAAACATTATGAGACAATAGTAAAACGACATCAAGGATTTATAGAAcag TTACTTAAAGATAAAGGTTCTCTTTGTGAGAAAGTTGCTGCTCTTACCCGACGTTTGGAGAGCCAAAATCAAGCATGGGAACATAAATTGGAAACTGAGGTGACACGGGTTAAGGAAACCACTTTGGCGGGAGAGAAGATACGTCGCGAAAGATGGGTACGAGAgaatacaaagaaaattaag GAATTAACTGTAAAAGGTCTAGAAgctgaaattaataaaatgaattgtaaTCACCAACAACAAATAACCGAACTGAAGAGAGCTCATCAACAACAATTACTAGATGCCTTAGAAGATGCTCGTTTGAAACATGAACAAATTGAGAATAGTATAAGAGAATCATGTGCTCAAGATCGCGAAGCTATCATTAGTAAAGAGAGAAATGCCATAAGAGAAAG ATTTGAAAGACAATTGGAAGAAGAACGCCAGGCCTTTGATGACCAAAAGCAAAAACTCACCGAAGATTTTAATAGTGAGAGAGAACGTTTGCAAAATGAATTGAAAGCCAAAGAGAATGAGCTACAAACCAAACGTTCAGAATGGCAAAAAGAAAAGGAAACCGAATTGGGGCAAACTGTTTCCGAATTGCATGAAAAAATGGCcaaacaagaagaaaaattcCTAAATCGTATTAACTCAATTGAGAAACAATATGAAGCtgattttgaaatttggaaaaaggaaTATGAGAATAATTGTAAATCTCAGCAAGTGGAAAAAGAGAATTCTATAAGGCAACATTATCGGGCCGAAAGGGATCGTCAAATTGATGCCATTGTCCAGAGAATGGATGCAGAGGCATTGAAAAATAATGAAGAATATGAAACTAAAATTAG TCGCTTgcgtgaaaaatacgaaaaagatTTACAGGAACTGGAAAGTGTTGAAAAGTCCATGAGAGATAAATATAATGGCACCCGTTCTAAACTGGCTGAGTCTGATGCCCAGAATCGTAATTTCCAAGCGGAAATTAAACAATTACAAATTGAATTGGATCATAGCAAAAAG atGTGTTCCGAGTTCCTTATGGAACGTGATCAATTACGTGAAAATCTTCGTACTGAAATTCAAAACGAAGTTCAAGCCTTAAAAATGGAACGTGATGAGGAGATACAAAAGATTCACAAGAG agTCCAACAAGCCATCGAAAAGAAAGATGCCACCATAGATATTCTTCAAAAAGAAAATGGAGGCCTTAGAGAACGTTGCCTTAAACTTGAAGCTGTTATACGACAACAACGTAAAGATTATTGTGTTAAGTAA